One Bacillota bacterium DNA segment encodes these proteins:
- a CDS encoding ADP-ribosylglycohydrolase family protein: MKPITISLEEYRDKVYACWMGKNIGGNLGAPYEGQKKLHSLTFYDPVPDRASANDDLDFQLVWLEMLRERGVQITLSDFVDYWSKHLASYPWNEYGFCMRNISRGLRPPISGCFENYYIDEMGSPIRSEIWACVAPGDPQLAASLAWMDSAMDHAGGEGTYGEMFWAAVESAAFVVSDPHTLIRIGLSMIPVWCRISRVIREAVWCYDNGVPWQEARERILFNFGHNQPCHAVQNHGFTVLGWLYGNDYGDKLCTAVNCGYDTDCTGATLGSLLGILGGTKGIPQEWIKPIGDAIVLHPYTRGIDAPKTIAELTERTVEVGKKMLEAHSDSAALGDATRLPDNLLSLLFRNERALLALSRDPQSAIIHTKGYDIALHYNGEPVLRPGVEKVIGVSVKENDAPVSASVTIRVPAGWRVQPSSELLGQQRFILYADEVADRNTIEVTATLDGTLLNATFVMLGPGEARGYPAGQNVPTCPRCHARVEACICEK; this comes from the coding sequence ATGAAACCGATAACCATTTCTCTGGAAGAATACCGCGACAAAGTGTACGCTTGCTGGATGGGCAAGAACATCGGGGGTAATCTCGGCGCGCCCTACGAGGGACAGAAAAAACTGCATTCCCTCACCTTCTATGACCCCGTGCCCGACAGGGCATCTGCGAATGACGACCTGGATTTCCAGCTGGTCTGGCTGGAGATGTTGCGCGAACGGGGTGTGCAAATCACTCTGAGCGATTTCGTGGACTACTGGAGTAAACACCTTGCTTCCTACCCGTGGAACGAGTATGGCTTCTGTATGCGCAATATCTCCCGCGGGTTGCGCCCGCCGATTTCAGGCTGCTTCGAGAACTACTATATCGACGAGATGGGTTCGCCCATCCGCAGCGAGATTTGGGCGTGTGTGGCGCCGGGCGACCCCCAGCTGGCGGCTTCGCTGGCGTGGATGGACTCGGCGATGGACCACGCAGGCGGCGAGGGCACCTACGGCGAGATGTTCTGGGCGGCGGTGGAGAGCGCTGCGTTTGTGGTTTCCGACCCGCACACGCTGATTCGCATCGGATTGTCCATGATTCCGGTCTGGTGCCGCATTTCGCGCGTGATCCGCGAGGCGGTGTGGTGCTACGACAACGGCGTGCCCTGGCAAGAGGCGCGTGAGCGTATCCTCTTCAACTTCGGACACAATCAGCCCTGCCACGCCGTGCAAAATCATGGTTTCACCGTACTGGGCTGGCTGTACGGTAACGACTACGGCGACAAACTTTGCACCGCCGTGAACTGTGGCTACGATACCGACTGTACCGGCGCAACGCTGGGTTCGTTGCTGGGTATTCTGGGCGGCACGAAGGGCATCCCGCAGGAATGGATAAAACCGATAGGCGACGCTATCGTGTTGCACCCGTACACACGCGGAATCGACGCCCCCAAGACCATTGCCGAACTGACCGAGCGTACGGTAGAGGTGGGTAAGAAGATGTTGGAAGCGCACTCGGACAGCGCGGCTCTGGGCGATGCCACTCGCCTGCCTGATAACCTGCTCTCTCTGCTTTTCCGTAACGAGCGGGCATTACTGGCACTGAGTCGCGACCCGCAATCCGCTATCATACACACAAAGGGCTATGATATCGCCCTGCACTACAACGGCGAGCCGGTGCTGCGTCCGGGCGTCGAGAAAGTCATCGGCGTATCGGTGAAGGAAAATGACGCGCCGGTGTCCGCCAGCGTGACTATACGGGTACCAGCGGGCTGGCGTGTTCAACCTTCCAGTGAGCTTTTGGGGCAGCAGCGCTTCATCCTGTACGCCGATGAGGTGGCAGACCGCAATACGATAGAGGTTACCGCTACGCTGGACGGCACGCTGTTGAACGCGACATTCGTGATGCTGGGACCGGGGGAAGCCAGAGGCTATCCCGCTGGTCAAAACGTGCCCACCTGCCCGAGATGCCACGCCCGGGTAGAGGCGTGCATTTGCGAGAAGTAA